Part of the Mycolicibacterium mengxianglii genome is shown below.
CTGGGGTGGGCGGTGCTGCGTTGGCGGTGCCCCCGGGGGCGTCGCCGTCGCGGCGCTGCGGCGACGGCGAGAGCCGCCACGGCGGGCGGCGCCGTCGCCGGCGTGACGACTTGGCGACGTCGGGATTCTCCAGCCGCGTGACCAGATATCGGACCACCGCACCCGGATTACGCCGGTTGGTGTTCACCCGCATGGTGGCCGCCCGCCGATACAGCGGCACCCGCTCACTCATCAGCCGGCGGTATTTGTCACCCGCATCCGCGCCTGCCAGCAACGGCCGGACCGCACTCCCGGTGGTCCGCCGAATGCCTTCCGCGACACCGATTTCCAGATACACCACCGTGTGTCCGGCCAGCGCCTCACGCACTCCGGCAGTAGTGATGGCACCGCCGCCGAGGGAAACGATCCCGTCATGGTCGGCGAGCGCGGCGCGCACCACGTCCTCTTCGATCCGGCGAAATCCCTGTTCGCCCTCGGACTCGAAGATCTCGGCCACGGACCGGCCGGTGGTCTCCACGATCTTGGCGTCGGTGTCCAGCAGCGGCACGCCCATTGCCTTGGCGAGCCGCCGACCGATCGTCGACTTGCCCGATCCCGGCATCCCCACCAGAACAGCCTTGGGCGCCATTGCTATCCCGAGATCTCGGCCGGTGCGTGCACCGTTTCCTGCTCGGCCACCGCAACCAGGTACGACTCCACGTTGCGCCGGGTCTCGGTCAGCGAGTCGCCGCCGAACTTCTCCAGGACGGCGCGGGCGACCACCAGGGCCA
Proteins encoded:
- a CDS encoding shikimate kinase; protein product: MAPKAVLVGMPGSGKSTIGRRLAKAMGVPLLDTDAKIVETTGRSVAEIFESEGEQGFRRIEEDVVRAALADHDGIVSLGGGAITTAGVREALAGHTVVYLEIGVAEGIRRTTGSAVRPLLAGADAGDKYRRLMSERVPLYRRAATMRVNTNRRNPGAVVRYLVTRLENPDVAKSSRRRRRRPPWRLSPSPQRRDGDAPGGTANAAPPTPATPTPATPAALAARRAEARK